Below is a window of Paraburkholderia azotifigens DNA.
GCTTCCTGCGGCAGTTCATGTATACGAAGTTCATCGTCGTGGTTGACGAAGACGTGAACATCCGCGACTGGAAGGAGGTCATCTGGGCGATTACGACGCGTATCGATCCGACGCGCGATACCGTGCTGGTCGATCGCACGCCGATCGACTATCTGGATTTCGCCTCGCCCGTGGCTGGCCTCGGCTCGAAGATGGGACTCGACGCAACCAGCAAATGGCCCGGCGAAACCGACCGCGAATGGGGCCGTCCGATCGTGATGGACGACGCCGTGAAAGCACGCATCGACGGTCTGTGGAACGAGCTCGGTCTGTGAGCCGCAGCGGTTGCGGCTCGACGCCCGCAACCGCCTCCTCCTGAACAACAAAATCATCAAAGCGGTTGAACGGATGCATAGCTTGTCGATGTTGTCGGACGGTTTTTTCCTCTCGCTGTCGTTGTGCCTCGATATCGGTCTCGTCAACGTCGCGATCATTTCGCTGACGTTGTCGCACGGCTTCAGGCCGGGCTTCTGGCTCGGCCTCGGTTCCTGTTTCGGCGATCTCGTCTACGCGGCGCTCGCGCTCGTGGGCATGGCCGCGCTGCTGCAATTCGAGTCGGTGCGCTGGGTCGTGTGGATCGGCGGCGCGGCGATCCTGCTCTTTCTGACCTGGAAAATGGCGCGCGAGGCGCTGTTTCCGGCGTCGGCGCCGCCCGTCGAAGGTGAAGCCGACGCGTCGACACCGCATCTCGATCCGAAGCGCGGCTTCCTGCGCGGCGCGTTGCTCGCCATCTCTTCGCCGAGCGCGATTCTGTGGTTCGCGGCTGTCGGCGGCGCGCTAATCGCCAAAGCGGGCGCTACAACGGTCACGACGGCGCCCGTCTTTCTCGGCGGCTTTTTCCTCGGCGGGCTGTGCTGGACGCTCTTTATCTGCGGACTGGCGAGCCACGGACGCAAACGCGCGGGCACAAGGCTGCTGCGCATCTGTCACGTACTGTCGGCGCTGTTGTTTGCTTATTTCTCGTACAGCGTGATCGTCAATGGCTACCACGACCTGATCATGCCGATGGCGCACGTCGCAAGCTGATCGTGCCTGCGGTTTTACGCGTCCAGATGCAAACGGCGCAACGCGGCGCTGAGCCGGCGTTGCGCCGTTGTGTCGTCCGGCACGCGTAGCGTCAACGCACTACGCAGCCCCAACATCAATACCGGTAATACGGACGGCCGTAATAGCCGTGGCGATAGTAAGGCCGGTGATAGCCGTAGTACCCACCCACTACCACGGGCGGCGGCGGTGCATAGACCACGGGCGGCGGCGCATACACCACGGGCGGAGGCGGCGGCGCGTAATACACGGGAGGCGGCGCCGCGTAGACGGGATAAGCCGGCGCAACAGGGATACCAATACCGATGCCAACGGACACATGAGCCTGCGCTGCAGTGGTCAGTCCAACCCCGAGTGCGGCAGCAGCGATAAACGGAACGATCTTCTTCACTTGTATTTCTCCTGGCGGCTCGGCCGTTCTGACCGGGTCGCATGACGGTCATGCTCTGAACTCAATGTATCCAAAAAGCCTGCATGCCGTTGTCTGCATTTGTTGCAAATTGCAATTGCGGGAACGCGCTTCGCCAGCCGGGGCCTTCCTTTCATTCATCAGAGGATGCTCACGGCGTCGAAAATCAAGGGTTTGGCCATTCGTACGATGCAGATCGGGCATCCTGACTGGCCTCGCCTGCCGCGTCTTCGGCGTGTCGGTAATCTTTGATTACAAATTCGCTGAATAGCCGTTGCGGACGCGCATCATACCGCCGCAAACCATGCGCCCGTAAACGAAAAACGCCCGGCCAACGGGCCGGGCGTTTTGCATGTTCCACTTCAAATGAGCATCAACCGACTTTCACGTACGTGAACTCGCGCGTGACATTAGGCGGCACATAGGCGCCGCTGATCTTCACCCGAGGGCTGAGCCGCTTCTTCTGATCCCACCAGCGACGGCGTTGAGAATGCGTGAGGAACCGCAAGTGCTTTCGGTAAGCAAAGATGCTCATCGTAACCTCCCGAATCTGACTGCGAGACATAGAAAACCACGGTGACTGCCTATCCACTCCTACGGAAAAGCCTGAAAGCAGTTTTCGCGCCTGCACGCACGACGATCGGCTGCCGTGCCCGCGCGAGCGGCCCTGAAAGCATCAGTTGACCGCGAAACGCACGCTTGCGTGCGCCCAAACCACCTGCCAAAGCCGCCAGTTCGCGCCCCGGATTTATTGGAGCGCGATACTCCAGCTTTCTTTTTCAGTCCCGTCGGGAGCAGGAACCATGTCCCAGCCCTCCCTGCCGCGCCTGGGTTTCATCGGCGCGGGCCGGATTGCGCGCTGCCTTGCGCACGGCTTCGCACGCGCCGGATATCCCGTCACGGCCATCGCGAGCCGCACAGCCGAATCGGCGCGGCAGCTCGCCAGTCAGATCGAATCCTGCGCCGCGTATGACGACCCTCAGCGGGCCGTCGAGTCGGCGGACATACTCTTTTTAACCGTCCCCGATGACAGCATCGGTACGACAGCGAACACACTCGCCTTTCCCGCGCGCGCGGCGCCCGGCAAGCACGCCTGGGCCGTCGTGCATTGCAGCGGCGCATCGCCCGTCGAGCTGCTTGCCCCGGCTCGGGACCAGGGCGCGTCGATCGGCGGTTTTCATCCACTTTACCTGTTCAGCGGCGATTTGACAGATGTCGACCGGATCGCCGGCTGCTCGGTGACGATCGAGGCCGATGGCGCGCTCAAGGAGGCGCTGGTGGCGCTCGCCGCCGCGCTGCGCTGCCATCCGCTGTCAATTCCCGCCGACGGCCGCCTGCTGTACCACGCGGCGGCGCACTACGCGGCGGGATTCGCCCTGTGCAGTCTGGCCGAGAACGTGAGCCTGTGGCGCAAGCTCGGGTTCGACGAACACGACGCGCTGCGCGCGCTGCTCCCGATGATGGCGCGCACGCTCGAAACCGCCCGCGACCGCGGGCTCGCCAATGCGCTGGCGGGACCGGTTTCACGCGGCGACGTCGGCGTGGTGGAAGAGCAACTGTCGCTGCTGGAAGGGCTGGGCGGCGATCACGGCGCGCTGTTCGGTCTGATGTCGCGACGGGCCATCGCACTCGCGCGCCAGCGTACGACGCCGCCCGCCGCCATCGACGCGATCGCCGCCGCCGTCGAGCAATCGCTCACCCGCACGCTCCAAGGCGCAGCGAAAGGTGCAAGCGCGGAGTAAGCCGTGATAATGTGACGTCCGGCATGAACGGGGCCATCATGACCACTGCCCACGACGGGATCGGCGGCACGAACGGTCCCATCGACAATGCCGGGCCACCACGCGGGCAACGACACGCAGCAGGCGCACGACGCCCGCCTGCGCTTCGTGACCAACCGACGAGAACGCACAATGATCAAGGTCAGCATCCTCTATCCATATCGAGAAGGCGGACGTTTCGACGTCGACTATTACTGCGGCACGCACATGCCGCTCGCCGCGAAACTGTTCGGCGCGGCGCTGAAAGGCTGGTCGGTCGACATCGGCATCAACGCCGGGCCGCCAGGCTCGCCGCCGCCGTTCGTCGCTGCGGGACACTTTCTGTTCGACACCGTCGACGCGTTTTACGAAGTCTTCAAACCCGCCAGCGACACATTGCACGCCGACATTCCCAACTACACGGACGGCGGCAACGGCAAGATTCTGATCAGCGAAATCAAGGTCGCCGTCTAATCCGGCGATCTGCGCGCGGGCGTCCTGGCGAATCACCCAGTGTCCGTCGCGCCCGATGTTGTCTAGCCGTCCGCCGGCCTGCCGGTGCCACGCGTCCCGCCCGCCGGGACGTTTTCTGAAGGAAAGGACCCACGATGTTCGGCGATATCGCCCGTTTTCTGCTCAATACCATCTTCACGCTGTTCGGCGCGGCTCTGCTGCTGCGCGCCTGGCTCCAGTTCATCCGCATGCAGCCGTACAACCCGGTGTCGAGTGCCGTGATGCAGGCGACCAACTGGCTCGTGCTGCCGCTGCGCAAGATTATTCCGAGCACGCGCAGCATCGACTGGGCGAGCCTCGTCGCCGCGCTGATCACGTCGATCGTCTATGTCGTGCTGATGGTCGCGATCGTCGGCGTCGATCCCCTCGCGCTGATGCCGTCGCTGCTGATCGTCGCGCTGCTGACGGTCGTCAAATGGGCGCTGAACCTGCTGATCTGGCTGACGATCCTGATGGCGCTGCTGTCGTGGCTCAATCCGCGTTCGCCCGCCATGCCGATTTTGTATCAGCTGACGGCGCCGTTTCTGGATCCGCTGCGCAAGGTCATGCCGCGACTCGGCGGTATCGATCTGTCGCCGATCCTGCTGTTCGTGATCGTCCAGGTGCTGCTGATGGTCGTGACGCGCGCGGCCGTGTCGCTGACGCTGTTCGGCATCTGATACGCGCCTGATTCGGCGCAATGCCGGGTGCTTCGTACAACCGGCGATTTGCCCAAAGCCGCCGAATCCGCGTAAAATAGCGCCCTCTGCGGGCGTCGTATAATGGTAATACCCTAGCTTCCCAAGCTAGAGCCGTGGGTTCGATTCCCATCGCCCGCTCCACTTTCAGCCGCTCCCTCCGCCGCAACGCGCGCGTTGGGAGACCAGGCGGAAAATCCAGCGTGAGAGCCGCCTCCCTGAAGGCGGCTTTTTTATAGCGTGCGTCCTGCCGCGAGCATCGAAAGACGCATCTCACGCCAGTCGGTTCAGTGATTTCCGCCGCCACTCATGCCTTCATCACGATGATTCACGATCCGAACGAAGCCGGTCTGCCGCGCGATCCTTCCCAGCTTATGGGTGACGAACAGCCCGACTCCAATGGCAACGCCGACACCGCCGCGCCGGAAAACGCGCTGCACCTGCGCCGCATCCGCAGCTTCGTCACGCGTGCCGGCCGCGTGTCGACGGGACAGCGCCGCGCGATGGACGAACTCGGCCCGCGCTTCGTCGTGCCCTACACGCCAGTGCAGCCGGACTGGGACACCGTCTTTGGACGCCGCGCACCGCGCATTCTGGAAATCGGCTTCGGCATGGGCGCGACGACGGCCGAGATCGCGTCGCATCGTCCCGACGACGATTTTCTCGGCGTCGAAGTGCACGAGCCGGGCGTCGGCGCGCTGCTCAAGCTGATGGGCGAGCAGAACCTGTCGAACATCCGCATCATCCAGCACGACGCCGTCGAAGTGCTCGAGAACATGATTGCACCCGCGAGTCTGGACGGCGTGCACATCTTCTTTCCCGATCCGTGGCACAAGGCGCGTCACCACAAGCGCCGCCTGATCCAGCCAAAGTTCGTCGCGCTGCTGGTGTCGCGGCTGAAGCCGGGCGCGTACATCCATTGCGCGACCGACTGGCAGAACTACGCGGAACAGATGCTCGAAGTGCTGGGCGCAGAACCCGCGCTCGAAAACACCGCCGACGACTACGCACCGCGTCCCGACTATCGCCCCGTGACGAAGTTCGAGAAGCGCGGCCTGCGCCTCGGGCACGGCGTGTGGGATCTGATCTACAAGCGTCGTCCGAACAGCTGAAGTGCCTGAGCTTCAACGGAAACGTCAACGCAAACAAAAAAGGCCTGCGGTTTGCATACCGCAGGCCTTTTTCACATCCGGTCTTCGAAAGACCGAGCGAAAAACCGGGCGAAAGACCGAGAAGCGTCAGTCCGCCCAGCTCAGCCCGCCGCTATAGCCGATCAGCAGGATCAGCAAGCCGAAGCCGATTCGATACCACGCAAACGCGCTGAAATCGTGCGCGGCGATGTAGCGCAGCAGCCAGCGCACGCAAGCGAACGCGCTGACGAACGCCGCGAGAAGACCGATCGAAAAGAGCCCCAGCGCATCGGTCGACAGTTCGTGCCAGCCCTTGTGCAGCTCGTAGACCGTCGCGCCGAAGATGATGGGGATCGCGAGGAAGAACGAGAACTCGGTCGCGACGCGCCGGTCGAGGCCGAACAGCATGCCGCCGATGATCGTCGAGCCGGAGCGGGACATGCCCGGAATCAGCGCGAAGCATTGCGCGAGACCGACCTTGAGTGCGTCGAGTGGCGTCATGTCGTCGACCGAATGAATGCGCGCCCGAACATCCGGCCGGTTGCGCTGCCGCGCCTCGACCCAGAGGATCAGCACGCCGCCCACCACCAGCGCGAACGCGACGGGCACGGGCGAAAACAGCACGGTCTTGATCGCTTTTTCGAACAGCAGACCCAGCACGATGGCCGGAATCGTCGCGATGATCACGTTGAGCGTAAAACGCCGCGCTTCGGTGCGTGTCGCGAGCCCCGCCACGACGTCGACGATGCGCTGCCGGAATTCCCAGCACACGGCGAGAATCGCGCCGAGCTGGATCACGACATCGAAAGTTTTTTCCTGCGGGACGTCGAAATTCAGCAGACTGCCGGCCACGATCAGGTGACCCGTGCTCGATACCGGCAAAAATTCGGTCAAGCCTTCCACGACGCCGAGAATCAGCGCCTTCAACGTGATGATCCAGTCCATCCGTGGCCTTTCGCTTGAAGTTGGTAGGCAAAACGGCCGCGTCCGAAAGAATGGCGCAGCCGCCCGGCCGCGCGTGCGTCACTTTTCGACGATCTGCACGCGTATGCCGTTTGTAAGGACCGTGATTGTACCGGGTTCGTAATTCACTCCGGCAAATTGCAGCTGCTCGGGCTTGAAGGTGTAGACGGGATAGTTGGTCAGCAGTTGAGTGGCGAGCACGGCCGCGGCCGCGTCGATCTGCTGCGTATAGGCCTGCGCGTTGCCGTCGACGCTCACGTTGTCGACGTTCGGCTGTCGCAGCACGACGGAGCGGCTTTGCGGATCGTATTCGAGCTGACTCGACAGCGTGAAAACGCCGTTCACCGGCTGCTGCAGGAATGGACTCGCGAGCCGCGCATCGAGCCGCACCGAGACACGGTTCGTATCGGGCAGCAAGCCGACGACGGGATTGCTCAGCGCGACATCGAACACCTGCGATACCGTGCGCTGATACGGAAACTTGCGCTGGACAGCGTCTTGAACCTGCCTTTGCGAAAACGTGTAGTGATCCGGAATAAACGGAAACGTCGACGTTGCGCATGCGACGAGCGGCGCCGTGATGCCTGCGGCCACGCAGGCGGACAGCGCGGAAATCAGAAAGCGGCGCCGTGCGGGCGCGGCGGATTGGGTCATGCAGATTCTCCTGTGGCACGGTCAGCGCCGAGCCGCTATTGCCTTCGATGGATTGTCTTCAGTCTTTCGAGCCGCGACGTCGACGATCACGGCCGCGTGTCGGTTTCCAGACGCGTGAGCCAGGCGAGCGCTTTGTCGCGCGAGCTGCCGCACATGTCCGGCTGTGGCTGTAGACCCGAACAGCACGCCGGACGTTCCGGCTTGCCGAAGATTGCGCAGCGCAGATCGTCGCCGAGCTGCACGCAGCGTATGCCCGCGGGCTTGCCGTGCGGCATGCCGGGAATCGGGCTCGATATCGACGGGGCGATGCAGCACGCGCCGCAATTCGGGCGGCACGCATGATCCGCCGCAGCGGACGGCGTTTGAGGCAGATGAAGAGACACGACACACTTCCTGATACACGAGTACGCGAAACGGCGGACAAACCATCAAAACCTTGACGCCGATCAACCGATATTGTGCCATCTGACGCGTTGCGACCTTTTTACTCAAGTTCTCGCGCACGCGCGCCCTTACACTCGTTCGAGCTCAACCCACGCTCGCACGGCGCCTTCTGCTTCATCCGGGCATCAGAACGAGCCGCATTCTAAGCGGCTTGGCGCAATCAGGCGGGCGTCTGGAGACCGATCCGATGAACACCGCGCCTTCTTTCCCTTCGGCGGATTCGCTGTTCCGCCCCGACCTGCTCGCCAAGTACAGCGCGAACGGCCCGCGCTACACGTCGTACCCGACAGCGCTCCAGTTCCGTGACGACTTCTCCGCCGACGACTACCGCCGCGCAGCCGCCGACAAAGGCGCATCGGAAACCGGTCTCTCGTTGTACTTCCACATTCCGTTTTGCGACACCGTCTGTTTCTATTGCGGCTGCAACAAGGTGGTGACGAAGAACCGCGCGCGCTCCGCGCCGTATCTCGAACGGCTCAAGCGCGAGATCGCGCTGCAGGGGGCACTGTTCGACACCGCCCGGCCCGTGTCGCAATTGCACTGGGGCGGCGGCACGCCCACTTTTCTGTCGCACGACGAAATGTCGGAACTGATGGCGACGACGCGCGAGCACTTCCTGCTGCGCAGCGACGCCGAAGGCGAGTTTTCGATCGAAGTCGATCCGCGCGAGGCGCCGCCGAAAACCATCGTGCATCTGCGCAATCTCGGCTTCAATCGCCTGAGTCTCGGCGTGCAGGACTTCGATCCCGTCGTGCAGCGCTCAATCAACCGCATCCAGCCGCTCGAGATGACGGCGAGCGTGATCCGCGCCGCGCGCGCAACGGGTTTTCATTCGATCGGCGTCGATCTGATCTACGGTTTGCCGTATCAGACGGTGAGCAGCTTCAGCCGGACGCTCGATACGATGCTCGAACTCGCGCCCGACCGGCTCTCCGTCTTCGGCTACGCGCACATGCCGCAACTCTTCAAGATGCAGCGGCAGATGGACCCGTCCACGCTGCCGCCGCCCGCCGAGCGGCTCGCGATCCTGCAACGGGTCGTCGAGCGGCTCACGGAAGCGGGCTATGTGTATATCGGCATGGATCATTTCGCGCTGCCGACCGACGAACTCGCACGCGCGCAGGCGCAACGCACGCTGCATCGCAACTTCCAGGGCTACAGCACGCGCGCCGAATGCGATCTGATCGGCTTCGGGGCGTCGTCGATCGGCAAGGTCGGGGATGTGTACGCGCAGAACGCGAAAGACCTGACGGGATATGCGTCAGCTATCGACACGGGTGAACTGGCGATCACGCGCGGCGTTCGCCTGTCCGCCGACGACCGGCTGCGGCGCGACGTCATCACCCAGCTGATGTGCAACCTGGAGTTGCGTTTCGACGAATTCGAGGCCGCGTACGGCATCCGCTTTCAGGACACGTTCGCGCCGGAACTGGAGCGGCTGCGCACCTTCGAGGACGACGGGCTGGTGAAGATCGACGCACGACGGCTCGACGTGCAGGTGGCCGGGCGGATGCTCGTGCGCAACATCGCGATGGTGTTCGACCGTTATCTGGGCCAACAGGCGATGCAGCGGTTTTCGCGAACCGTCTAGCCGCGTCGGCTTGCCCGCGAACGGGTTTTCCGCCATAATCTGCGTCTTCGCGCGGCGTGAAGTCAGCCGCAAGCGTTTGTAGCAAGAAGTTTTGTAGCAAGAAGTGCCCAGGTGGTGAAACAGGTAGACGCAGGGGACTCAAAATCCCCCGCCGCAAGGCGTGCCGGTTCGAGTCCGGCCCTGGGCACCAGAATTCAGCTTCACCTTACCGAACCCGCGTTCATCCATCGGATGCCGCGGGTTTTGTATTTCCTGGCCGCGTCCGCTCGTCATCCGTGATCGTGGTGCGAAAAAGCAGAAAGCCGGATTGCCTTTCGGCCAATCCGGCTTTTGCTTCCACACACGTGCTCAGGTCAAACGTGCAACCGGGCAGATTCAGCGCCCGCCCACCGCACCCGCCAGCCGATGTGCAGCGGCGCGCCGGCGCTTCACCACATAGCCGATCCACATCACGAAGAGCCAGACGGGCACCAGCAGCACCGACACATTGAGTCCCGGCGTCAGCGCGAGAATCACGAGAATCATCGCCATGAACGCCAGACAAATCCAGTTGGCCGCCGGGAACCACAGCGACTTGAAGACAAGCTTCTCGCCCTGCGCCAGCATCGCGCGACGCGACTTCAGATGCGTCAGGCTGATCAGCGACCAGTTCAGCACCAGCGCGGCGACGACGAGCGCCATCAGCACGTCGAGCGCCCTGGCGGGAATCAGGTAATTGACGATCACGCACGCGAACGTCGCGAGCGCCGACAGACCGATCGCCATATACGGCACGCCGCGTTTGTCCACCTTCAGCAGCGCGCGCGGCGCGTTGCCCTGCTCCGCCAGACCGTACAGCATGCGGCTATTCGCATAGACGCCGCTGTTGTACACCGACAGCGCCGCCGTCAGCACCACGACGTTAAGCACATTCGCCGTCAATCCCGCGCCGATCTGCGAAAAGATCATCACGAACGGGCTGCCGCCTTCCGCGACCTGATTCCACGGATACAACGACAGCAGCACGACCAGCGAGCAGATGTAGAAAATCAGAATCCGGTAGATCACCTGGTTCACGGCTTTCGGAATGCTCTTCTGCGGATTGTCGGCTTCGGCGGCCGTGATGCCGATCAGTTCCAGCCCGCCGAACGAGAACATGATCACGGCGAGCATCATGAAGAGACCGTGAACGCCATGCGGGAAAAAGCCGCCGTGACTCCACAGGTTCGAGATCGATGCCTGCGGACCGCCGTTGCCGCTCAGCAGCAGATAGCCGCCGAACAGGATCATGCCGATCACGGCCACGACCTTGATGATCGCGAACCAGAACTCGGTCTCGCCGTACGCCTTCACGTTCGTGAGGTTGATCGCGTTGATCACGACGAAGCACACGAGCGCCGATACCCACGCGGGCACCTCCGGCCACCAGAAATGCACGTAGGTGCCGACGGCCGTCAGTTCGGCCATACTCACGAGTACGTACAGCACCCAGTAGTTCCAACCCGACAGGAAGCCCGGGAAATCGCCCCAGTATTTGTACGCGAAGTGGCTGAACGAACCCGCGACGGGTTCCTGCGCAACCATTTCGCCGAGCTGCCGCATGATCAGAAACGCGATGAAACCGCCGATCGCGTAGCCGAGAATCATCGACGGTCCCGCCGATTTCAGTACTCCCGCCGATCCCAGAAAAAGTCCTGTGCCGATCGCGCCGCCTAGCGCGATCAGCTGGATATGGCGGTTCTTCAGCCCGCGCTTCAGGCCGTCATGCTGCTGTTCATTACGTCCGGTATGTCCGTTACTCAAGATGTCTCACTCCACTGCATTGCACTCGACTGAACCCGCGCCGCGCCGATCCTGCCCGCGCGGAGAAAAACCGCAAATTGTACCCTTCGGCGCCGCGCTCACCCGCCGTGCCTGTCCGCGAGCGGCCAGAACGCCGTCCGTGCAAAGCACCCGGGCACATACGTCGATGCCGACGCGACGGATTTCCACGCTCCCGCCAAACCGATGCGCAACGTGTCCGAAAACTCCGTGTGATTGCGGTTGTCACCCTCGCTCGCGTTCGGTATGTTCGCAGAATCCCGTCCAGCCGATGGAGTCGCCATGTCGCCGAAACGTCTGCTCTATGCAGTTCTCCTTGGCGCGTGTGTCGCCACAACGGGCGTCAATGCGCAGACGGGACAGCCCGCGGCGCAGCCCGCGCCTTCGGCGGCACCCGCGCCCGACGAACAGCCTGCCGCGCCTGCGCCTTCTGCCGCCGAACCCGCTCCGCCGCCCGCTGCCGTACCGGCTCCTGCTCCTGCTCCTGCTCCTGCTCCTGCTCCTGCTCCTGCTCCTGCTCCTGCTCCTGCTCCCGCGCCCGCCCCGCCGCCGCTTCCGCGCCGCCGAGCGGTCCCGTGCAGAACATCGTGCTGGTGCACGGCGCGTTCGTCGACGGATCGAGCTGGAACGGCGTGATCGCCCGCTTGCAGAAGAAGGGATATCGCGTCGCGTCGGTGCAGATCCCCCTGACGTCGCTCGCCGACGACATCGCGGCCACCAAACGCGTGCTCGCCCAGCTCTCAGGGCCCACGGTGCTGGTCGGGCATTCGTGGGGCGGCTTCGTGATCACGGAGGCCGGCTCGGGCGCGGACGCGTCGAAGGTCGTCGGGCTCGTGTATGTGGCCGCGATCGCGCCGGACATCGGCGAATCGTCCGTCGAAATTCTCAAGCGCGGTCCGCAGATGCCCGCCGGCTCGGGGATGACGAAAGACAGCAGCGGCTTCATCTGGTTCGATCCCGCCCGCTACCACAACGATATCGCCGCTGACGTGCCCGAGAACCTGACCCGCGTGCTCGTCGCCGCGCAGCAGCCCATCGCGGCGAAATCCTTCGAAGAGCACGCGACTCAGGCTGCCTGGCGTTACAAACCGTCGTGGTACATCGTGACGACGCGCGACCGGGCCGTGTCGCCGGAAATCCAGCGCTGGATGGCGCACCGGATCGGCGCGACCATCGTCGAGAC
It encodes the following:
- a CDS encoding amino acid permease, translating into MSNGHTGRNEQQHDGLKRGLKNRHIQLIALGGAIGTGLFLGSAGVLKSAGPSMILGYAIGGFIAFLIMRQLGEMVAQEPVAGSFSHFAYKYWGDFPGFLSGWNYWVLYVLVSMAELTAVGTYVHFWWPEVPAWVSALVCFVVINAINLTNVKAYGETEFWFAIIKVVAVIGMILFGGYLLLSGNGGPQASISNLWSHGGFFPHGVHGLFMMLAVIMFSFGGLELIGITAAEADNPQKSIPKAVNQVIYRILIFYICSLVVLLSLYPWNQVAEGGSPFVMIFSQIGAGLTANVLNVVVLTAALSVYNSGVYANSRMLYGLAEQGNAPRALLKVDKRGVPYMAIGLSALATFACVIVNYLIPARALDVLMALVVAALVLNWSLISLTHLKSRRAMLAQGEKLVFKSLWFPAANWICLAFMAMILVILALTPGLNVSVLLVPVWLFVMWIGYVVKRRRAAAHRLAGAVGGR
- the trmB gene encoding tRNA (guanosine(46)-N7)-methyltransferase TrmB, which codes for MIHDPNEAGLPRDPSQLMGDEQPDSNGNADTAAPENALHLRRIRSFVTRAGRVSTGQRRAMDELGPRFVVPYTPVQPDWDTVFGRRAPRILEIGFGMGATTAEIASHRPDDDFLGVEVHEPGVGALLKLMGEQNLSNIRIIQHDAVEVLENMIAPASLDGVHIFFPDPWHKARHHKRRLIQPKFVALLVSRLKPGAYIHCATDWQNYAEQMLEVLGAEPALENTADDYAPRPDYRPVTKFEKRGLRLGHGVWDLIYKRRPNS
- a CDS encoding alpha/beta hydrolase, whose translation is MQNIVLVHGAFVDGSSWNGVIARLQKKGYRVASVQIPLTSLADDIAATKRVLAQLSGPTVLVGHSWGGFVITEAGSGADASKVVGLVYVAAIAPDIGESSVEILKRGPQMPAGSGMTKDSSGFIWFDPARYHNDIAADVPENLTRVLVAAQQPIAAKSFEEHATQAAWRYKPSWYIVTTRDRAVSPEIQRWMAHRIGATIVETPSSHLVPVAHAGATADAIDRAAKEFGKE
- a CDS encoding YggT family protein codes for the protein MFGDIARFLLNTIFTLFGAALLLRAWLQFIRMQPYNPVSSAVMQATNWLVLPLRKIIPSTRSIDWASLVAALITSIVYVVLMVAIVGVDPLALMPSLLIVALLTVVKWALNLLIWLTILMALLSWLNPRSPAMPILYQLTAPFLDPLRKVMPRLGGIDLSPILLFVIVQVLLMVVTRAAVSLTLFGI
- a CDS encoding undecaprenyl-diphosphate phosphatase, translating into MDWIITLKALILGVVEGLTEFLPVSSTGHLIVAGSLLNFDVPQEKTFDVVIQLGAILAVCWEFRQRIVDVVAGLATRTEARRFTLNVIIATIPAIVLGLLFEKAIKTVLFSPVPVAFALVVGGVLILWVEARQRNRPDVRARIHSVDDMTPLDALKVGLAQCFALIPGMSRSGSTIIGGMLFGLDRRVATEFSFFLAIPIIFGATVYELHKGWHELSTDALGLFSIGLLAAFVSAFACVRWLLRYIAAHDFSAFAWYRIGFGLLILLIGYSGGLSWAD
- a CDS encoding Rossmann-like and DUF2520 domain-containing protein, yielding MSQPSLPRLGFIGAGRIARCLAHGFARAGYPVTAIASRTAESARQLASQIESCAAYDDPQRAVESADILFLTVPDDSIGTTANTLAFPARAAPGKHAWAVVHCSGASPVELLAPARDQGASIGGFHPLYLFSGDLTDVDRIAGCSVTIEADGALKEALVALAAALRCHPLSIPADGRLLYHAAAHYAAGFALCSLAENVSLWRKLGFDEHDALRALLPMMARTLETARDRGLANALAGPVSRGDVGVVEEQLSLLEGLGGDHGALFGLMSRRAIALARQRTTPPAAIDAIAAAVEQSLTRTLQGAAKGASAE
- a CDS encoding EthD family reductase, producing the protein MIKVSILYPYREGGRFDVDYYCGTHMPLAAKLFGAALKGWSVDIGINAGPPGSPPPFVAAGHFLFDTVDAFYEVFKPASDTLHADIPNYTDGGNGKILISEIKVAV
- a CDS encoding LysE family translocator, which translates into the protein MHSLSMLSDGFFLSLSLCLDIGLVNVAIISLTLSHGFRPGFWLGLGSCFGDLVYAALALVGMAALLQFESVRWVVWIGGAAILLFLTWKMAREALFPASAPPVEGEADASTPHLDPKRGFLRGALLAISSPSAILWFAAVGGALIAKAGATTVTTAPVFLGGFFLGGLCWTLFICGLASHGRKRAGTRLLRICHVLSALLFAYFSYSVIVNGYHDLIMPMAHVAS
- a CDS encoding YkgJ family cysteine cluster protein — translated: MSLHLPQTPSAAADHACRPNCGACCIAPSISSPIPGMPHGKPAGIRCVQLGDDLRCAIFGKPERPACCSGLQPQPDMCGSSRDKALAWLTRLETDTRP
- a CDS encoding DUF1439 domain-containing protein codes for the protein MTQSAAPARRRFLISALSACVAAGITAPLVACATSTFPFIPDHYTFSQRQVQDAVQRKFPYQRTVSQVFDVALSNPVVGLLPDTNRVSVRLDARLASPFLQQPVNGVFTLSSQLEYDPQSRSVVLRQPNVDNVSVDGNAQAYTQQIDAAAAVLATQLLTNYPVYTFKPEQLQFAGVNYEPGTITVLTNGIRVQIVEK
- the hemN gene encoding oxygen-independent coproporphyrinogen III oxidase, with protein sequence MNTAPSFPSADSLFRPDLLAKYSANGPRYTSYPTALQFRDDFSADDYRRAAADKGASETGLSLYFHIPFCDTVCFYCGCNKVVTKNRARSAPYLERLKREIALQGALFDTARPVSQLHWGGGTPTFLSHDEMSELMATTREHFLLRSDAEGEFSIEVDPREAPPKTIVHLRNLGFNRLSLGVQDFDPVVQRSINRIQPLEMTASVIRAARATGFHSIGVDLIYGLPYQTVSSFSRTLDTMLELAPDRLSVFGYAHMPQLFKMQRQMDPSTLPPPAERLAILQRVVERLTEAGYVYIGMDHFALPTDELARAQAQRTLHRNFQGYSTRAECDLIGFGASSIGKVGDVYAQNAKDLTGYASAIDTGELAITRGVRLSADDRLRRDVITQLMCNLELRFDEFEAAYGIRFQDTFAPELERLRTFEDDGLVKIDARRLDVQVAGRMLVRNIAMVFDRYLGQQAMQRFSRTV